One genomic region from Tachysurus fulvidraco isolate hzauxx_2018 chromosome 14, HZAU_PFXX_2.0, whole genome shotgun sequence encodes:
- the stk38a gene encoding serine/threonine-protein kinase 38 — MAMTGQTSCSSMSNHTKERVTMAKVTLENFYSNLISQHEEREMRQQKLEKVMDQEGLADEEKRIRRSQHARKETEFLRLKRTRLGLDDFESLKVIGRGAFGEVRLVQKKDTGHVYAMKILRKADMLEKEQVGHIRAERDILVEADSQWVVKMFYSFQDKMNLYLIMEFLPGGDMMTLLMKKDTLTEEATQFYIAETVLAIDSIHQLGFIHRDIKPDNLLLDSKGHVKLSDFGLCTGLKKAHRTEFYRNLNHSLPNDFTFQNMNSKRKAETWKRNRRQLAFSTVGTPDYIAPEVFLQNGYNKLCDWWSLGVIMYEMLIGYPPFCSETPQETYRKVMNWRETLTFPPEVPISEKAKDLILRFCCESVDRIGANAVEEIKSNPFFEGVDYDHIRERPAAIPIEIKSIDDTSNFDEFPESDILQPTSSVVTNHSEADLKNKDWVFINYTYKRFEGLTARGAIPSYMKSGKR; from the exons ATGGCAATGACTGGTCAGACGTCCTGTTCCTCCATGAGCAACCACACCAAGGAGCGGGTCACGATGGCCAAAGTGACCCTGGAGAACTTCTACAGCAACCTGATCTCCCAGCACGAAGAGAGGGAGATGAG gcagcaGAAGCTGGAGAAGGTGATGGATCAGGAGGGACTTGCTGATGAAGAG aagCGTATTCGGCGTTCTCAGCATGCAAGGAAGGAGACCGAGTTTCTGCGACTGAAACGAACCCGTCTTGGATTGGATGACTTCGAGTCACTCAAGGTGATCGGCCGTGGAGCTTTCGGAGAA GTCCGTCTAGTTCAGAAGAAAGACACAGGCCACGTGTATGCCATGAAGATCTTGCGCAAAGCTGACATGCTTGAGAAGGAACAG GTTGGTCATATACGTGCTGAAAGAGACATCCTGGTGGAGGCAGACAGTCAGTGGGTAGTGAAGATGTTCTATAGTTTTCAGGACAAGATGAACCTGTACCTCATAATGGAGTTCCTACCTGGAG GTGATATGATGACTCTGCTGATGAAAAAGGATACTCTGACCGAGGAGGCTACGCAGTTTTACATCGCTGAGACGGTGCTAGCCATCGACTCCATCCACCAGCTGGGTTTCATCCACAGAGATATTAAACCTGACAACCTGCTACTGGATTCAAAG GGCCACGTGAAGCTGTCAGATTTTGGCTTGTGTACGGGGCTTAAAAAGGCTCACAGGACAGAATTCTACAGAAACCTCAACCACAGCCTGCCCAACGACTTTA caTTCCAAAACATGAActcaaaaagaaaagcagagacGTGGAAGAGAAACCGGAGACAGCTG GCTTTCTCCACTGTTGGAACCCCTGACTACATCGCTCCAGAAGTGTTTCTGCAGAACGGATACAATAAACTCTGTGACTGGTGGAGCCTCGGGGTCATCATGTACGAGATGCTTATAG gttACCCCCCCTTCTGTTCAGAGACTCCTCAGGAGACATACAGGAAGGTGATGAATTGGCGGGAGACGCTGACTTTCCCCCCGGAAGTTCCTATTTCAGAGAAGGCAAAGGATCTTATTCTCAG GTTCTGCTGTGAGAGTGTTGACAGGATTGGTGCTAATGCAGTTGAAGAGATTAAATCCAATCCTTTCTTTGAAGGGGTGGATTATGACCATATCAG GGAGAGACCAGCTGCCATTCCAATCGAGATTAAAAGCATCGACGACACCTCAAACTTCGACGAGTTTCCAGAATCGGACATCCTCCAGCCAACTT CATCTGTAGTGACCAACCACAGTGAAGCTGATTTAAAGAACAAAGACTGGGTCTTCATTAACTACACATACAAGCGCTTTGAGGGCCTGACCGCCCGTGGGGCTATTCCCTCCTATATGAAATCAGGgaagagataa
- the tmem81 gene encoding transmembrane protein 81: MRYLALFLIVLHFCSQCEAFRGVDLEDLASNNTWVITYSSGCSTTCGLGIRTQRLCPLGTDPKANSPACRVRQVQCLDKWQCGLQLQTVTAGQFVELDCFEEVMEAMGRFAFAVSWHFARGIITTNNRFFIQRDVPGLDRIVLNRVKEEDAGTYRCDVLDTSYRRVKRMYKGLKVLSANVLNLKFTEGLTEWEKPIENNITVVTGKLYPRGTVQKVVLLSFCISISTAMIVFLGLFAFSYCKRSTRKDRISP, translated from the coding sequence ATGCGCTACCTTGCCCTCTTTTTGATTGTGCTTCATTTCTGCAGCCAGTGTGAGGCCTTTAGAGGTGTTGATCTGGAAGATCTAGCTTCCAATAACACATGGGTGATCACATACAGCTCAGGCTGTAGCACCACCTGCGGACTGGGAATCCGTACCCAGAGGCTCTGCCCTTTGGGCACTGATCCCAAAGCTAACTCCCCGGCATGCAGAGTTCGTCAGGTCCAATGTCTGGACAAGTGGCAGTGTGGGCTGCAGCTTCAAACAGTCACTGCAGGACAGTTTGTGGAGCTGGATTGTTTCGAGGAAGTCATGGAAGCCATGGGCCGGTTTGCCTTTGCAGTGTCGTGGCACTTTGCACGAGGTATTATAACCACCAATAACCGCTTCTTTATACAGCGTGACGTCCCCGGGCTGGACAGGATCGTCCTGAATCGGGTGAAAGAGGAGGATGCTGGGACGTATCGCTGTGACGTACTGGACACATCTTACCGAAGAGTAAAGAGGATGTATAAAGGACTGAAGGTTTTATCTGCAAATGTTCTGAATCTAAAATTCACAGAGGGTTTGACCGAGTGGGAGAAACCAATAGAGAATAACATAACTGTTGTCACTGGGAAACTGTATCCGAGGGGCACCGTGCAAAAGGTTGTGCTGCTCAGTTTCTGCATATCCATCAGCACAGCTATGATTGTCTTCCTTGGTCTGTTTGCGTTTTCTTACTGTAAAAGGTCAACAAGGAAGGACCGAATTTCCCCATGA